Proteins from one Desulfonema limicola genomic window:
- a CDS encoding Hsp70 family protein — MSKQIKRIFGIDLGTTYSSIACVDEYGKTIVVPNAENQRVTPSVVFFDGDNIVVGDVAKESAKLYPNDVVSFVKRSMGEPNFLFEHNSNTYRAEEISSFIIRKIVQDAEKNLGISGTKDIVITCPAYFGINEREATRRAGEIAGFNVRQIINEPTAAAIAFGSMESTEERVVLVYDLGGGTFDITMIDIKPNASIEVICTGGDHNLGGKDWDDRIVAHLVQEFQTAVGLDEDILEDPDTCQDLQLSAEKAKKVLSQRDHTPVLITHGGERVKVTLERKTFEKITRDLLERTISLTHEMLEEAGKKGYDHFDEIILVGGSTRMPHVTTRIKKEFDIDPQLFDPDEAVAKGAAIYGWKLFLQDEVKGHVARKTGKSIEQLEDLSDLELDDVLGEVEHLVADDTGYSLADVKSSKIKIINVTSKSFGVVAHNAEDKEVVYNLILKNTDVPITANRSFGTAVNNQEAASIQIMENESSDIITLPEHAISIGTAVLKLPSDLKADTPIEITFRLNEEGRLEITAEETSETRRSVNATIETRSVIRGEELAKAKARSEHIVIT; from the coding sequence ATGAGTAAGCAGATAAAACGAATATTTGGAATTGATCTTGGCACAACATATTCATCCATTGCCTGCGTTGATGAATATGGAAAAACTATTGTTGTACCAAATGCAGAAAATCAAAGAGTAACACCTTCAGTAGTTTTCTTTGACGGAGACAATATAGTTGTCGGAGATGTAGCTAAGGAAAGTGCCAAATTATATCCCAATGATGTAGTCAGTTTTGTTAAACGATCCATGGGAGAACCTAATTTTCTTTTTGAACACAACTCAAACACTTATCGTGCAGAAGAAATTTCAAGTTTTATTATACGAAAAATTGTTCAGGATGCTGAAAAAAATCTTGGTATTTCGGGTACTAAAGATATTGTTATCACATGTCCGGCATATTTTGGAATAAATGAACGTGAAGCAACCCGGCGGGCAGGAGAAATAGCAGGTTTTAATGTCCGTCAAATAATAAACGAACCTACTGCTGCTGCCATTGCTTTTGGTTCTATGGAATCAACAGAAGAAAGGGTAGTTTTGGTATATGATCTTGGGGGCGGCACCTTTGATATCACAATGATTGATATTAAACCTAACGCTTCAATCGAAGTTATCTGCACTGGCGGAGATCATAATCTCGGCGGCAAGGACTGGGATGACCGGATTGTAGCTCATCTGGTACAGGAATTTCAAACTGCAGTTGGTTTAGATGAAGATATTCTAGAAGACCCTGATACATGTCAGGATTTACAGCTTTCAGCAGAAAAAGCCAAAAAAGTTCTAAGCCAGAGAGACCATACGCCTGTCCTGATTACACACGGCGGAGAAAGGGTTAAGGTAACCCTGGAACGTAAAACCTTTGAAAAGATAACCCGGGACCTGCTTGAACGGACAATTTCTCTTACCCATGAAATGCTTGAAGAGGCTGGGAAAAAAGGTTATGATCATTTTGATGAAATAATACTGGTGGGCGGCTCAACACGTATGCCCCATGTAACAACTCGAATTAAAAAAGAATTTGACATAGATCCTCAATTATTTGATCCTGATGAAGCTGTTGCAAAAGGAGCTGCCATATATGGATGGAAACTCTTTCTTCAGGATGAAGTCAAAGGTCATGTTGCCAGAAAAACCGGTAAAAGCATAGAACAGTTAGAAGATCTAAGCGACTTAGAACTTGATGATGTATTAGGTGAAGTTGAGCATCTTGTTGCTGATGATACAGGTTATTCCCTGGCAGATGTTAAAAGCTCAAAAATCAAAATTATTAATGTAACCAGCAAAAGCTTTGGTGTAGTTGCCCATAATGCAGAAGATAAAGAAGTTGTTTATAATCTGATACTGAAAAATACAGATGTGCCTATTACAGCAAACAGATCATTTGGAACAGCTGTCAATAATCAGGAAGCCGCATCAATCCAGATTATGGAAAATGAAAGCAGTGATATAATAACACTTCCCGAACATGCAATTTCTATTGGAACAGCAGTTTTAAAACTGCCTTCTGACCTGAAAGCAGATACCCCCATAGAAATAACCTTTAGGCTTAATGAAGAAGGCAGACTTGAGATCACGGCAGAAGAAACCAGCGAAACCAGGCGTTCAGTCAATGCGACTATAGAAACTCGTTCAGTAATAAGAGGCGAAGAACTTGCAAAAGCCAAAGCCAGGAGTGAACATATTGTTATCACTTAA
- a CDS encoding sensor histidine kinase, translated as MSTQGLLIKAEIAKGSQIISALEDHINVFGKITSQATIKNLCARIFHNSQASCILIIDSNLNEIYYIAKKNSPKNKIKTLTQNSIKSAKKNVQFSGITWGVFWKQNREVIISAPIYHHQTIAGGASIMLSLDSIYFDLRQTQSIILTYILINICFLTLFGLYRFSRIFVKPLQNLLERAEKFQDDDELFFSNIKGSNEFSQLSRALNRMLYRISESKKELKETVISLEKANITLKQAQNDIINAEKLASVGCLSAGIAHEIGNPIAIVMGYLDLLKRNDISEDEKKDFIVRTGNEINRINSIIRQLLDLSRPSDGKKIKVSIHEIINEVVNMCRCQPLMTDINIKSELKSKTDTIMADPSQLRQIFLNLIMNASDAINSNTEQTKGKLLITTNMISDSSVEIMFSDNGGGIPEDAVNNIFDPFYTTKDPGKGTGLGLYVCYMIIDLMGGSIKAVNNEQGTNIIIHLPIYPSEKKYEY; from the coding sequence ATGTCCACTCAGGGACTTTTGATCAAAGCTGAGATAGCAAAAGGCAGTCAAATCATCTCAGCACTTGAAGACCACATAAATGTATTTGGGAAAATTACTTCTCAAGCAACTATTAAAAATCTTTGTGCCAGAATATTTCATAATTCACAAGCATCATGTATTTTAATTATAGACAGCAATTTAAATGAAATCTATTATATTGCAAAAAAAAATAGTCCCAAAAATAAAATAAAAACACTTACACAAAATTCTATAAAATCTGCAAAAAAAAATGTACAGTTTTCAGGCATAACATGGGGTGTTTTTTGGAAACAAAATCGTGAAGTAATAATATCAGCACCTATATATCATCATCAAACCATTGCTGGAGGCGCTAGTATTATGCTCTCTCTTGATTCAATTTATTTTGATTTGCGCCAGACACAAAGTATTATACTAACATATATTTTAATAAATATATGTTTTTTAACATTATTTGGACTTTATCGTTTTTCCAGAATTTTTGTAAAACCTCTTCAAAATCTTTTGGAGCGGGCTGAAAAATTTCAAGATGATGATGAACTTTTTTTCTCAAATATAAAAGGATCAAATGAATTTAGCCAACTGTCAAGAGCTTTAAATCGAATGCTTTACCGTATCTCAGAAAGTAAAAAAGAACTTAAAGAAACTGTAATTTCCCTTGAAAAAGCCAATATTACACTCAAGCAAGCTCAAAATGATATAATAAATGCAGAAAAACTGGCATCTGTCGGGTGTCTCTCAGCTGGAATTGCCCATGAAATAGGAAATCCCATTGCCATTGTCATGGGATATTTAGATCTGCTTAAAAGAAATGACATATCAGAAGATGAAAAAAAGGATTTTATCGTAAGAACGGGTAATGAGATAAATCGAATAAACAGCATTATTAGACAGCTTCTTGATTTATCAAGACCATCTGATGGGAAAAAAATAAAGGTTTCAATTCATGAAATTATAAATGAGGTTGTCAATATGTGCAGATGCCAGCCATTAATGACAGATATTAATATAAAATCTGAATTAAAGTCTAAAACAGATACAATAATGGCAGACCCTTCACAACTAAGGCAAATTTTTTTAAATTTGATAATGAATGCATCAGATGCAATCAACTCAAATACAGAGCAAACAAAAGGTAAATTATTAATAACAACAAATATGATTTCAGATTCAAGTGTTGAAATCATGTTCTCAGATAATGGCGGCGGCATTCCAGAAGATGCTGTAAATAATATATTTGATCCTTTTTATACTACAAAAGACCCTGGAAAAGGCACTGGATTAGGTCTTTATGTATGCTATATGATTATTGATTTAATGGGTGGAAGCATTAAAGCTGTTAATAATGAACAAGGTACTAATATTATCATACATCTCCCTATATATCCCAGTGAAAAAAAATATGAATACTGA
- a CDS encoding nucleotide exchange factor GrpE has protein sequence MNGDHLGTDEDKKDSEAVWDQYINEGSPVQTTDYGSKDTKDSAEKDSLTSSESDKFDTDKFETYKDSILPEQDDIIDPVNLKLDDIQSQLNIIQQEFSQKIKFDAHKNKIIDNLHQELQEYKNDILKKFLKSVIMDIIQFTDSIRKLSNFYNTQPPSENDPEKLLNLLNNIPSDLEDICFRQGIISFKSNGTDFDPTRQRVLKKIETRDKEKNKKVAETIHPGYEWDGIMIRPEMVAVYDYINPLPDTEMRDSDE, from the coding sequence ATGAATGGCGATCACTTAGGAACAGATGAAGATAAAAAAGATTCTGAGGCTGTCTGGGATCAATACATAAATGAAGGTTCCCCAGTTCAAACAACCGATTATGGATCAAAAGATACTAAAGATTCAGCAGAAAAAGATAGTCTTACATCATCGGAATCAGACAAGTTTGATACTGATAAATTTGAAACATATAAAGACAGCATCCTTCCTGAGCAGGATGATATTATTGATCCTGTTAATTTAAAACTGGATGATATTCAAAGCCAGTTGAACATCATCCAGCAAGAGTTCAGCCAGAAAATAAAGTTTGATGCCCATAAAAACAAAATTATTGACAATCTTCATCAGGAGCTGCAGGAATATAAAAACGATATTCTTAAAAAATTTTTAAAAAGCGTTATTATGGACATTATACAGTTTACAGACAGTATAAGAAAATTATCAAATTTTTATAATACCCAGCCTCCATCGGAAAATGATCCTGAAAAATTACTTAATTTATTAAATAATATTCCTTCGGATCTGGAAGATATTTGTTTTAGGCAGGGTATTATTTCATTTAAAAGTAACGGAACTGATTTTGATCCAACCAGACAGCGGGTATTAAAAAAAATCGAAACCCGCGACAAGGAAAAAAACAAAAAAGTGGCTGAAACTATACATCCTGGTTATGAATGGGATGGCATTATGATTCGTCCTGAAATGGTAGCTGTTTACGATTATATAAATCCGCTGCCTGATACTGAAATGAGGGATTCCGATGAGTAA
- a CDS encoding sigma-54-dependent transcriptional regulator — translation MNTENTEKNLLIIDDEENMRHMLTTLLCKFGYNVDTASDGHQAIEKVMQTHYDFILCDLKMPNMDGMTFLESAKKYLTSSTVIVMSAYGSIETAIEAMKLGAYDYISKPFKTDEVYLALKKAEEREALKKENSQLKKRIKSIEQNYSFANMIGKSHAMQSIFKLALKAAQYDTTVLISGESGTGKELIAKGIHFNGERRTKTFIPVNCGGIPDNLLESEFFGYKKGSFTGADKNTKGLFEEADGGTLFLDEIGELPANLQVKFLRVLQENEVRPIGESKAKKINVRVLAATSKNLEVETKKGRFRQDLFYRLNVLPIKIPPLRDRCEDIPLLCSYFINKFKKTLSKEIKGISNEALSILLRHKWPGNVRELENTLERAAILSEEKILMPEHFPFEQTTDLDIDNIDNILEGYSLKKAQRFIEKKLIIKALEITKGNRTKAIQLLEISHPSLLSKIKTYDIPL, via the coding sequence ATGAATACTGAAAATACAGAAAAAAATCTGCTTATTATTGATGATGAAGAAAATATGCGCCATATGCTTACAACCCTGCTCTGTAAATTTGGATATAATGTGGACACAGCATCAGATGGGCATCAGGCCATAGAAAAAGTTATGCAGACCCATTATGATTTCATACTTTGTGATTTAAAAATGCCCAACATGGATGGTATGACATTTTTAGAATCAGCAAAAAAGTATTTAACTTCAAGCACAGTTATTGTCATGTCTGCATATGGAAGTATTGAAACAGCAATTGAAGCAATGAAACTTGGAGCATATGACTACATATCCAAACCTTTTAAAACTGATGAGGTTTACCTGGCTCTAAAAAAAGCAGAAGAAAGAGAAGCTCTTAAAAAAGAAAATTCACAGCTAAAAAAGCGAATTAAAAGTATAGAGCAAAATTATAGTTTTGCTAATATGATAGGCAAAAGTCATGCAATGCAGTCTATTTTTAAGTTAGCTTTAAAAGCAGCCCAGTATGATACAACAGTACTGATATCAGGTGAAAGCGGCACAGGCAAAGAGCTGATTGCAAAAGGCATTCATTTTAATGGAGAGCGCCGGACAAAAACATTTATTCCTGTTAATTGCGGGGGCATACCTGATAATTTACTTGAAAGTGAATTTTTTGGATATAAAAAAGGTTCATTTACAGGAGCTGATAAAAATACTAAAGGACTTTTTGAAGAAGCGGACGGCGGAACCCTTTTTCTTGATGAAATTGGCGAGTTGCCAGCAAATTTACAAGTAAAATTTTTAAGGGTTCTCCAGGAAAATGAAGTCAGGCCAATCGGAGAATCAAAGGCAAAAAAAATTAATGTTCGTGTTCTTGCAGCTACTTCAAAAAATTTGGAAGTAGAAACTAAAAAAGGAAGATTCAGGCAGGATTTATTTTACAGGCTCAATGTATTGCCCATAAAAATACCGCCTCTCAGAGACAGATGTGAAGATATTCCGCTTTTATGCAGCTATTTTATAAATAAATTTAAAAAAACTCTATCAAAAGAAATTAAAGGTATTTCAAATGAAGCTTTATCAATCTTACTGCGCCATAAATGGCCCGGCAATGTGAGAGAACTTGAAAATACTTTAGAACGTGCTGCTATTTTATCAGAAGAAAAAATTCTTATGCCTGAACATTTTCCTTTTGAACAAACAACAGATTTGGATATTGACAATATTGACAATATTCTTGAAGGATATTCACTAAAAAAAGCACAAAGATTTATTGAAAAAAAATTAATCATCAAGGCCCTTGAAATCACAAAAGGAAACAGAACTAAAGCGATCCAGCTTTTAGAAATAAGTCATCCTTCATTATTAAGTAAAATTAAAACATATGACATTCCTTTATAA
- a CDS encoding 6-phosphofructokinase, with product MTNAPDINIQEILQNPAVQEATNNINKGMIARTNYDPPKCSVFSNKYTYLKPDHSCRFSIDREAEKQLPNIIKNPLQIITGIESPEKDFKTEYEKKRRIGIVFSGGPAPGGHNVIAGIYDAAKQANSETKVYGFLLGPDGIIENEIIELTGNLVNKYRNTGGFSMIKTGRTKIDTSEKMNLSRETCKALGLDALVVIGGDDSNTNAAFLAQEMYDDGVQVIGVPKTIDGDIQVKDDEGRVLCAMSFGFHTAARAFANAVSNLCTDSSSDVKYWHICKVMGRVASHLALEVALQTHANITLIGEDLADYVDEKRIEKAKNDNTVDYTAYGITLRHLSRVICDCIVRRAAAGKNYGVAVIPEGVLEFINEIQLFIIKLNTIIAEYNTTHDKTFHMEFPKLTDKLEYLRKLAQRSREDRSFTIWNTRDDDLFNDIPDFFQKGLLMERDSHGNFPFSQVETEKVIMEMVKDYLAFLREKGEYKIGIKRTYYNKTLQKAELDPDFFGPVLFKNYTQGDILLVKPSIISLKTLNQTLIKEGALKEGEPIPPAIEKIYKKSVPDFKTQTHFYGYDGRGSDPTKFDCIYTYNLGLTVFSLIANGATGQMAAVRNLEQDFLQWEPAGIPIAPLMHLEERKGKLSLVLEKSIVNTNSISFQIVKALREKWLAANPGEDNYRKPGPIIFSRENEESRPITLTLNALADKF from the coding sequence ATGACAAATGCACCAGATATAAATATTCAGGAAATCTTGCAAAATCCTGCAGTACAGGAAGCAACCAATAATATTAATAAAGGAATGATTGCCAGAACAAATTACGATCCTCCAAAATGTTCGGTTTTTTCAAATAAATACACATATTTAAAACCAGATCATAGCTGCCGTTTTTCCATTGACAGGGAGGCAGAAAAACAATTACCCAATATAATAAAAAATCCTTTACAAATCATTACAGGAATAGAATCTCCTGAAAAGGATTTTAAAACAGAATATGAAAAAAAACGAAGAATTGGTATTGTTTTTTCAGGAGGACCTGCTCCAGGAGGACATAATGTTATTGCAGGTATTTACGATGCTGCCAAACAAGCCAATTCTGAAACAAAGGTATATGGTTTTCTTCTTGGCCCTGATGGAATTATTGAAAATGAAATAATTGAACTTACAGGTAATCTTGTAAACAAATACAGGAATACCGGGGGTTTTTCCATGATAAAAACCGGCAGAACAAAAATTGATACATCTGAAAAAATGAATCTTTCAAGGGAAACCTGCAAAGCCCTTGGATTAGATGCTCTTGTTGTTATTGGAGGTGATGACTCCAATACAAACGCAGCATTCCTGGCTCAGGAAATGTATGATGATGGAGTACAGGTCATAGGTGTCCCCAAAACCATTGACGGCGATATCCAGGTAAAAGATGATGAAGGCAGGGTTTTATGTGCCATGTCCTTTGGATTTCATACAGCAGCCAGAGCTTTTGCCAATGCTGTCAGCAATCTCTGTACAGACAGCAGTTCTGATGTCAAATACTGGCATATATGCAAGGTTATGGGCAGGGTAGCCAGTCATCTTGCACTGGAAGTAGCTTTACAGACCCATGCCAATATCACACTTATTGGAGAAGACCTGGCTGATTATGTAGATGAAAAAAGAATTGAAAAAGCAAAAAATGACAATACTGTGGATTATACAGCTTACGGGATAACATTACGCCATCTTTCCCGTGTAATATGCGACTGCATTGTCCGCCGGGCAGCAGCAGGAAAAAACTACGGGGTTGCTGTCATACCTGAAGGTGTCCTGGAATTTATAAATGAAATTCAGTTATTTATAATCAAATTAAACACAATTATAGCTGAATACAATACAACTCATGATAAAACCTTTCATATGGAGTTTCCTAAGCTTACTGATAAACTGGAATATCTGCGCAAACTGGCACAGCGTTCCCGTGAAGACAGATCTTTTACCATATGGAATACAAGGGATGACGACCTTTTTAATGATATTCCTGATTTTTTTCAAAAAGGGCTTCTCATGGAAAGAGACAGCCACGGAAATTTTCCTTTTTCCCAGGTTGAAACCGAAAAAGTAATTATGGAAATGGTTAAAGATTATTTAGCTTTTTTAAGGGAAAAAGGGGAATATAAAATAGGTATAAAAAGAACTTATTATAACAAAACCCTGCAAAAAGCAGAACTTGACCCTGATTTCTTCGGCCCTGTTTTGTTTAAAAATTATACACAAGGTGATATCCTGCTTGTAAAACCATCTATTATATCTTTAAAAACTTTAAATCAGACACTTATCAAAGAGGGAGCTTTAAAAGAAGGAGAACCAATTCCCCCTGCTATTGAAAAAATATATAAAAAATCTGTACCTGATTTTAAAACCCAGACCCATTTTTACGGATATGACGGCAGGGGAAGCGATCCCACAAAATTTGACTGTATTTACACCTATAATTTAGGTCTTACTGTTTTCAGCCTTATTGCCAACGGAGCTACGGGTCAAATGGCTGCAGTCAGAAACCTGGAACAGGATTTTTTACAATGGGAGCCAGCAGGCATCCCCATTGCCCCGCTAATGCACCTTGAAGAAAGAAAAGGCAAACTATCTCTTGTATTAGAAAAAAGCATAGTAAACACAAATTCAATATCCTTTCAGATAGTAAAGGCATTAAGGGAAAAATGGCTGGCAGCAAACCCAGGTGAAGATAATTACCGCAAACCAGGCCCTATAATTTTTTCCAGGGAAAACGAGGAAAGCCGTCCCATAACCCTTACATTAAATGCCCTGGCTGACAAATTTTAA
- a CDS encoding DUF1566 domain-containing protein — MEKHNYYILLDLSVDPPENDLKVIENAIKKKQAQWSRERNHPTKGTIIQKYIGLIPDIQKVMADKTLRLQEAHEAKKILAIQEKEKFSKIARQLKILLSKGSITKNEIEKLSKKYSIKEQQIKNWIKKRENLLKITRRAEILISSGKTNEKNIANAAKALKIDKEKFTNLVKKKEAEQYQEIDDYITRCLRRGYITTKEIDQLKKLFGINEDAILRRIKCPIKKKGDPQADKPNPIDKTLENLITSNLKIVGKKSLYDFLNLSSGADLEILQKRAKEKESEVRKTGQKDAVTTASGVLAGHCLTIFHKESNRKEYDLTRTLSRIGELNNDIDIAGIDNKISYESHKILIRTALKLGMDIGEAYEYIDKYCNKKKIAIAKKTISTEKKRILTLITTGLVGILILIIFTSLSMQKIKESRLKSEYENIIREAEVQQELESKEIILKNYIKYTPKNEYTIKAEQEIKKIQSLIIDREYNKTMEEAELLSEKNNFKDAVAVLDNFLKKYPKTSYENKIKKQISDLSYKIQEKEYNTLISLKYDDYTKKIKAYNEYIAKYPDSSHIDEIQTMIAQMVQKDFTNLKEKLSICENKENWETCIELCDEFINKFKDTNQANDAEGLKNKYQNKIQSQGDLAKMKRRAEEKGTDLEGARLIYLEYLEANPELASYLKTMIVSEIKVLDAKIEKQTLAEKEWEDILNANNNKTTSLSVRIEKIEKYLQKYPKGIHTEEANTLLAKLRKEKEVEDELRASEKERREWQNTLAYCQNPQYSFADKIQKIDQYIINNPSGKYIQKARLLSSQLKELKRAEDERLREQQAYLLRLQQERQRIISLISRSGRFSNNGNSTVTDRQTGLTWTMLDSLTETNQCLTFESALNYVNQLNTGGHSTWRLPTVKELSDILKTQPAFPVSPRSKWFWTSETYWHGWNKNIYILTSKGPGNWEKVSVGVKECGSVLAVSQ, encoded by the coding sequence ATGGAAAAACATAACTACTATATACTTCTTGACCTTTCAGTTGACCCCCCTGAAAATGATCTGAAGGTTATTGAAAACGCAATAAAGAAAAAACAGGCCCAATGGAGCCGTGAACGCAATCATCCAACCAAAGGAACCATTATTCAGAAATATATTGGACTTATTCCTGATATCCAGAAAGTTATGGCTGATAAAACCCTGCGTCTCCAAGAAGCTCATGAAGCAAAAAAAATACTTGCAATACAGGAAAAAGAGAAATTCTCAAAAATTGCCAGGCAGCTTAAAATACTTTTAAGTAAAGGAAGTATAACCAAAAATGAAATTGAAAAATTATCAAAAAAATATTCTATAAAAGAACAGCAGATCAAAAATTGGATAAAAAAACGTGAAAATCTTTTAAAAATAACCAGGCGGGCTGAAATTCTTATCAGTTCAGGTAAAACAAATGAAAAAAATATTGCAAATGCTGCAAAAGCTCTAAAAATAGACAAAGAAAAATTCACTAATCTTGTTAAAAAAAAAGAAGCTGAACAATATCAGGAAATTGATGATTATATTACCAGATGTCTCCGCAGGGGCTATATAACAACAAAAGAAATAGATCAGCTAAAAAAACTTTTTGGGATTAATGAAGATGCTATTCTTCGAAGAATAAAATGCCCTATTAAGAAAAAAGGAGACCCTCAAGCAGACAAACCAAATCCAATTGATAAAACCCTTGAGAATCTGATTACCAGCAATTTAAAGATAGTTGGGAAAAAATCTTTATATGATTTCTTGAATCTTTCATCTGGGGCTGATCTTGAAATACTGCAAAAACGAGCCAAAGAAAAAGAATCTGAAGTCAGAAAAACAGGCCAAAAAGATGCTGTAACAACAGCCAGCGGTGTTTTGGCAGGTCATTGCCTTACAATTTTTCACAAAGAATCAAACCGTAAAGAATATGACCTAACCAGGACTCTTTCCAGGATCGGAGAGCTGAATAATGATATTGATATAGCAGGAATTGATAATAAAATTTCCTATGAAAGCCATAAAATATTAATAAGAACAGCTCTTAAATTGGGCATGGATATTGGCGAAGCCTATGAATACATTGACAAATACTGCAATAAGAAAAAAATTGCCATAGCTAAAAAAACAATAAGCACTGAAAAAAAACGAATATTAACACTAATTACAACAGGCTTAGTCGGGATTTTAATACTTATAATATTTACCAGTCTTTCGATGCAAAAAATCAAGGAAAGCCGTCTAAAATCAGAATATGAAAACATTATCAGGGAAGCTGAAGTCCAGCAGGAACTAGAATCAAAAGAAATAATTTTAAAAAATTATATTAAATATACCCCAAAAAATGAATATACAATAAAAGCTGAACAAGAAATAAAAAAAATTCAGTCTCTTATCATTGATCGTGAATATAATAAAACAATGGAAGAAGCTGAATTATTATCTGAAAAAAATAATTTCAAAGACGCTGTGGCTGTTTTGGATAATTTTTTAAAAAAATATCCAAAAACATCTTATGAAAATAAGATAAAAAAACAAATATCTGACCTGTCTTATAAAATTCAGGAAAAAGAATATAACACATTAATATCATTAAAATATGATGATTATACAAAAAAAATAAAAGCATATAATGAATACATTGCAAAATATCCTGACAGCAGCCATATTGATGAAATACAAACAATGATTGCTCAAATGGTTCAAAAAGATTTTACAAACCTGAAAGAAAAGCTCAGTATTTGTGAAAACAAGGAAAATTGGGAAACCTGTATTGAGCTTTGTGATGAGTTTATCAATAAATTCAAAGATACAAATCAGGCAAATGATGCAGAAGGATTAAAAAACAAATATCAAAATAAGATACAAAGCCAGGGAGACCTTGCAAAAATGAAGCGCAGGGCTGAAGAAAAAGGAACAGACCTTGAAGGTGCCAGGCTGATCTATCTTGAATATTTGGAAGCTAATCCAGAATTAGCCTCATACTTGAAAACAATGATTGTAAGTGAAATAAAAGTTTTAGATGCAAAAATTGAAAAACAAACCCTTGCTGAAAAAGAATGGGAAGATATTTTAAATGCCAATAACAATAAAACAACATCCTTATCTGTCAGAATAGAAAAAATTGAAAAATATCTTCAAAAATATCCTAAAGGAATTCATACAGAAGAAGCCAATACTTTATTAGCTAAATTAAGAAAAGAAAAAGAAGTTGAAGACGAACTCCGTGCCAGTGAAAAAGAACGAAGAGAATGGCAGAATACCTTAGCCTACTGCCAAAATCCTCAATACAGTTTTGCTGACAAAATACAAAAAATAGATCAATATATTATCAATAATCCATCTGGCAAATACATACAAAAAGCAAGATTGTTGAGCAGCCAGCTAAAAGAACTTAAAAGAGCTGAAGATGAACGTCTCAGAGAACAGCAGGCATATCTTTTGAGACTCCAACAAGAGAGGCAGCGAATAATTTCATTAATAAGCCGTTCAGGCCGATTTTCCAATAATGGAAACAGTACTGTTACGGACAGGCAGACAGGTCTAACCTGGACTATGCTCGACTCTCTAACTGAAACAAACCAATGCCTGACATTTGAATCAGCTTTAAATTATGTAAATCAACTAAACACCGGGGGCCACAGTACATGGAGACTGCCCACAGTAAAAGAATTAAGCGACATCTTAAAAACCCAGCCTGCATTTCCAGTATCTCCACGTTCCAAATGGTTTTGGACCTCTGAAACCTACTGGCATGGATGGAATAAAAATATATATATTCTAACATCAAAAGGACCAGGTAACTGGGAAAAAGTTTCGGTTGGTGTCAAGGAATGCGGGTCTGTACTTGCAGTCAGCCAATAA